AAGCCAGTTCGAAATCAAACTCACTCTCTCGTCCATAGGTCTCACCTCTCTCCATGGCATCGCAATACCTCCTTGCTCTGCCATTATACTGTTACCCATGTCCGTAGGTTAATCTGTTACCTATGTTAGCAGGTTGCACCCAACTATACCAGTCTCAAGGCTGTAACCGCAAACGCTACACAGGATTTATCAAATATATAGCAGTTTGTTTTTGATACTTTCTTTAGTATATCCTGAAAGAACTCTTGATACCCTTCGGGCAAGTTCGTATATATTTCTTCTGGTGGCTATGATAACACCTGCATGGTCTTTGCCCTTGGCAATAAGTTCCGCATATAACTGCTCATAATGGGTTCTGTTATGTGTCAGAAAGACGCATTCTTTCTTTATGGCGTAATCCATCTGCTTTATGTCTGTGGCTCCAAGCATTTTCTCCCCAAGAGTGGTTAGAACCTTAAAGCCCTTTGCCTCAAGGAGTAGTTTTATAAGGACATCAACATCTTCATCACAGTAAATTGAAATCACTTTAAAGATGAATGAATTTTGTCTGCTGGTATCTGATTCTTTTCAATGTATTTGTTAATTTCTCTCTGGTGGTCGCTATAGTAACTCAGCGATTCAAACACCTGAGCAAGTGTGAGGTGGGGCATATGGATTACAATCTCTTCAGGAGACATGCCAAGCCGCCAGTTTTCTACAATAGCCCTAACCGGAGTCCTTGTCCCTTTGATTACAGGCTCTCCGCCAAGTATCTCTCTGTTTTTCGTGATGTATTTATATTCTGTTGTGACCGGCATATCAAGATTGTAATTCATGGGGTATGCCTTTGTAAAGTGTTTCTTCAGCTACTTCAAAGACACCTCTCCTGTTTTCGGATTATAGGTATATCTTTCAGAAGGGATTTCCATGCCTGAAAAGACGGAAAGCTCAGTCAGGGTTTCAGGGTATCTTCCATTCTGGGCATAATAAATTGAAAGCGCCTTCCTGATAGAGCTGAGGTCTGCCTCTGCTGAGACATCCTTAGCCCTCTCATATTTGTTTAAGGCAGGACTTTTCTTATCCTTTCCCTGTCCACCTCTTTTATCCTTACAGAGCCAATCTCTTCAGGAAGGATAAATCTTAGCTCACCTGCAAGAGCTTTTTTATCAACCTCCATTGTCCTTAGAAGTTTCTCAACTGGTATGTTCTTTGGCAATTCAATTGGAAGCCCATAAGAGTCAATGACTCTTTTTATTCGTGATAGTTCTTTCGAATTAAGACCTGCGATGTCTGCTTCTGTACACATTCCTATTGCAATTGCCTCTCCATGAAGGTATCTTTTATACCCTGTGACAGTCTCAATTGCATGGCCTATTGTATGTCCATAATTTAAAATTGCCCTTAAGCCTTGCTCTTTTTCATCCCTTGAGACAACCTCTCCTTTTATCTCGCATGAGCGTCTGATAATGTGGGTCAGGGCTTTTCTATCAAGCCTGAGTATGGCAGACCTTTGCCTTTCAAGAAACTCAAAAAGGCTTTTATCCCATATGACTCCGTATTTAATCACCTCTGCCATGCCTGAGATAAACTCTTTTTGAGGCAGTGTCTTTAAAGTATCTGTATCAATACAGACCAATGATGGCTGATAGAATGTTCCAATCATGTTTTTACCCAATGGATGATTGACACCGGTTTTGCCACCCACTGAGCTATCCACCTGACTTAGAAGTGTTGTTGGAACCTGTATATAGCGGATGCCCCTCATGTATGTGGATGCAGTAAAACCTGCTATATCTCCTATGACACCTCCTCCAAGGGCTATGATAATGGATTTTCTGTCAAGCCCAGCCTTAAGGAGCCCTGTCCATATGTATTCTGCCCATAGAAGGCTTTTGTATTGCTCGCCATCGGGGATAATGACATTCAAAGGCTTAAACCCTGCTTTTTTTATGGAGTCAGATACAACCTTTCCACAGAGCTTATAAACAGTCGGGTTACTAATAATGGCTATTTTTGGGCTTGGCTTATAGGGTTTAAGTTTACTGCCAACTGCACCTAAGATGCCTGAGCCGATATGGATGTCATAGCTTCTTTCACCCAATGAGACCCTTATTTTTTCCAGTAGTTTTTCCTCCTAATCTTCTGCTTCACTTCTAAATTCTACCAACCTTTCCCACAGCAAACAGATAGGAAATCATTATTTATATTTTTTTATTTGTCCTGAATTAAATTCTAAAAGTCTCTTCCAATCAATTTTTCCATCTATACAAAATCGTTGAGCAAATTCTAATGTAAATTTATTTACGACAACAGCATAAGCTTCGAGAAACTCTTCATTTTTTTGTTTTGCCTTGTGTCCGATTGGCTCAATAATATCAATGTAAAAATTTTCACTTCCCGAAACCAATTGCCAAAATTCCTGTCCACAAATTTTATAGTAACCATCTTTTTCGGGGCTTCTATTTTTCTTATTTCCAAAACAACAACCGTTTACCGCAATTACTTTTTTACCTGTTTGGTTTTCTAAAAATTTTTTGGCATTTTCAAAGTTAACTTTCAACTGCTTGATTTGGCTTGCATTGCCCCAATTCCATCCAGCCTTTATTTCTACGATGTAGATGCAATTATTCTTTTCAAATTCCAAATCAATCCCTGTTAACTGCGATTTTTTCGCACTAAAAACTCTGTCACATACAAAAATTGCTAAACCTTCAATAAATTCACCAAATAAAGTTTCTTCTTGAGATTGAAGAAAAGCATCTAAAAATCCTTTTATTAAGTCTTGGGCAGTCAAAATATTTTTAGCCCTGAACAAATAAGGATTTTTCTGCTGAAGAATTTTATCTAATTCTGTTGTAGTTGTAATGTATTCAAGTCGCTTTTGATGAAAAATGGAAATATACTTTTCAACATATTCATAAACTTCATTTAGATTTAGCTGTTTCATATTTCGCTTTTGGTTCAAATAATGAGTATTCACCTCTTATTTCAGATTTCATCATTTCATAATATTCTGAAATAATATCAATTCCTATTGAATTTCTTCTTAGTCTATTGGCAACTCTTAATGTTGTGCCTGAACCCATAAAGGGGTCTAATACAGTATCTCCTTCTTCTGTGAACAGTTTTATGAACCATTCTGGTAAACCTTCTGGAAAAACAGCACTATGGTTTCTATTACTACATTCGGTTGCTAAATGTAATACATTTGTGGGATAAACTTTGTCACGCTTTAACCAATTTGAAATATTTTTCCCAAAACCACTTTTTGACCTTGATTCAAACCTTATCTTATCCTTTTCACTTAAGTTTTTTAATCTATCTTCTACCCAGTCACCAACAGGTATCATAACTGCTTCTTGAAACATTTTAAACTGCTTAGTTTTATTGAATTGTAGCAATCTTTCCCAAGCATCACGAAAACGATTTGGCCACTTTCCAGGATAACAATTCTTTTTATGCCAGATAAATTCTTCTGTCCATAACCAGCCCTGTTTTCTTAATGCTAAAATTAATTCTAAAACATAAGTATGTCGTTCACCATTTTCTGCTTTTTCCTTAACATTCAAAATAAATGTACCTTCTGGCTTTAACACCCTTAAAAATTGTTCGCTTCTCAATAAAAACCAGTCAACATATTCCTCTGGTTTAATTCCACCATATGTATGGACACGTCTATCAGCGTAAGGTGGTGATGTAAAGATTAAATCTATGGAGTTTTCATTAAGGTCTTTTAAAACCTCTTTGCAATCACCTAAAATTATTTCACTCTGAATCTTCCTCATAATTTATCAAAGTAATTCTGAAACAAGTTCTTTAAAGCTTTTGATTTCAGACCATCTAACACATTTAACTCCAACCTCCCCATTCCAGTAATAATAAACATCGCTGTTAACTTCCGCAAGATTGCCACTCCCATAATAATTTATAAGGTAATCATGCATTTTACTTTCTAAATCTTCCTTATCTTTTGCATAGAAAACCTTCCCGAATATTTGTTCATATTCTCCACATACAAATTCAAAATTGACAAAATATATTTTTCCTTTATTATCCATTATTAAACACGGTTATACAATTCACTTTTCCACCCACTCACTTGCCTGTTTGATGGTAAAAAGTTCTTCTTTGTTTTCCATTATATTCTACACCATTTAGTTATATATTTTTTGCCCCCTTCAGTATCTCTTCTGCAATTTCTCTTGGTGTCTTCCCCTCTGTGTCTACCATAATATCTGCCTTCTCATAAAAAGGTGTTCTATATGCTAAAAGCTCTTTTATTTTTTTTAGCGGGTCATTGACCTGTAGAAGCGGTCTTGTGCTGTCATTAGCGGTTCTTTTAAGAATGCTCTCAGGGCTTGCCTTAAGCCACACTATGATGCCGTGCTCTTTCAAAGATGACATATTCTCCTCTTTCAAGACCGCACCGCCCCCTGTTGAGATAACGACATTCTTCTGCTTTGAAATATTCTTTATAATGTTTGTCTCTATGTCCCTGAAATAAGGCTCTCCATGTGTTTTAAATATCTCTGTAATAGGCATCCCCTCTTTTTTTACAATCTTCTCATCCATATCTATGAAGGTAAACCCTAACCTTATTGAAAGCTCTTTTCCGACCTCTGTCTTGCCAGTTCCCATAAAGCCTGTAAGGACTATGTTTTTCAATGGTGCTCAGAAGCCCTTTAGATATTCTATATAGGAGTTATAGTTTCTCTTTGTCTCCTTGATGCTATCTCCACCGAACTTCTCTAAAAAGGCATCCGATAGAGTAAGTGCTGTCATTGCCTCTCCTATAACAGATGCAGAAGGCACAGCGCATATGTCAGAGCGCTCATACACCGCAGAAACTGGTTTTTTCGTCTTTATATCAACTGTCCTGAGCGGCTTCCTCTGTGTTGGTATGGGCTTCATTGCGGCTCTTAACACTATAGGCATTCCATTAGTCATTCCGCCTTCTATTCCGCCTGCGTTGTTTGTCTTTCTAAGGAATCTTCCACTTCTATAGAAAATCTCATCCATGACATCCCTTCCGAATCGAGATGCCATATTAAATCCTGAGCCCACTGCCACTGCCTTTATTGCCTGTATGGACATGAGTGCCTGTGCAAGCCTTCCATCGAGCCTCCTGTCCCACTGGATGTGGCTTCCAAGCCCCGGAGGCACACCTACTGCAAAGACCTCAAAGACTCCGCCCAATGAGTTTCCCTCCTTTTGTGCCTTTTCAATCAGTTTTTCCATTTCTTTAGAGTCGTTCTTAAAAGGACATCTCACAGGGGATTTCTCTGCCTTCTCGGCAATGGAAATGAGATAACGAGGCTCTGCCCAGAATTTGGGCTCTGTCTCCTTACATTTTACAGAGCCGATTGAAATCACATAACTTCCGATTAATATGTCAAACTCCTCAAGAAGCCTTTTGGCAACTGCACCCAATGCAACCCTCATTGCAGTTTCTCTTGCACTTGAACGCTCAAGTATGTCCCTTATGTCGTGTGTGTTGTATTTCATAGCTCCTGCAAGGTCTGCATGCCCGGGTCTTGGCTTTGTGACAGGCTCAATTACATTTAAGATAGCCTCCGAGGACATTACCTCTTTCCAGTTAATCCAGTCTTTGTTTTCGATGAGAAGGCTCAAAGGAGACCCTAATGTCTTACCCAATCTCACACCCGAGAGGATTTCAGCGCGATCATCTTCTATCTTCATTCTTCCGCCTCTGCCTTTACCTCCCTGCCTTCTTTTAAGCTCTTTATTTATGTCATCGGGTAAAAGGGGTAGACCAGAAGGGATGCCCTCGATTATGCCGATAAGGGCTTTTCCGTGGGATTCTCCTCCAGTAAGGAATCTTAATGACATTGGGTAATTATACCTGTTTTGCCTGAGAAAATGTAATCCGAGTAATTATTTATTTGGTTGTCTCTGAAGATGCCTTGAGTTACTCGGCTAACTTGCCTGTTGACAGTTCCTAACGAGCAAATATAAAATTTACTGATGTCGGGAAAAAACAAAGACAAGAGGCATTTCTACAGGTACAACAGAAAATCCAACTTTAAGGTTCATATCGGAGGCAAATCCTTTAAGGCAGAGACCTTTGATTATTCCTTAAGCGGTATCGGAGCTGAGGTCGAAGACTCCCCGCCCATCGATGTGGGCGATACCCTTCATATAGACATCCCCAACAGCTCCCTTAGGTTTCAGGGAAGGGTCGTGAGGGCAGAGAAATCAAAGGCTGGATTAAAAATAGGGGTCTTCAGGCTAAGCCCTTTTTGTGGTTCTTTAGGGGAGTTTAAGCTCTCCGATATCTTACTTGGACTTCAAAGGGGAGGTAAGACAGGCATACTCAGCCTGAAAAACGGAAGTGTAATAAAAAGCATCTTTATAAATTCAGGAGACATGGTATTTGCCTCGTCGAATCAGGATGCTGACAGGCTTGGGCATGTGCTCCTCATGGAAGGCAGGCTTAGCCCCGAACAATATGAAAGGTTATTAGAGACAGTTAATAAGACAGGTAAGAGGCAGGGTAGGGTCCTCGTTGAATTGGGCTATCTTAAGCCTCAGGAGCTTCCATGGGCCGTAAGGCATCATGTCGAGCATATCATCCTGAGTGTTTTTGCCTTTGAAGATGCAGAGTTTGGCTTCAGGGAAGGACCGCTTCCAAAAGATGAGGTCATACCCCTTAGGCTTTCTGCGGCAAATCTCATATATCGGGGCATAAAGAAGATTGAAAATCCATCTTATATCAGACGTGAATGTCCTACACATGACAATATAATATGTTTTTCTTCAGACCCGCTTGACCTTTTTCAGGACATAAGATTAGATGAGGAGGATAAAAAACTCCTTTCTTATGTGGATGGAAAAACAGATATAAAACAAATCATTCAGCTTATGCATATCGGTGAGGATAAAATACTGAAATCCATCTATGCACTTCTTTTAACGAGAATAATAACTGTCAAGGAAGGAGAAGAGCCCTCTATCGATATATCTGCCGAGGAGGTTATTGGGCAAAAGGATATGTCTGCTGAGGTTGTGGAAAAGATAGAGAGGCTTTATCAGGTATACAACAGTCTTGGCTACTACGGCGTCTTAAGGGTCAAAGACACAGCCTCGAGTGAGGAGATAAGAAGGGCATATTACAGGATGGCAAAGGAATTTCATCCTGACAGGCATTTCTCTTTGCCCCATGAGGAGAAAAGCAAGTTAAACGCATTGTTTTCGTATATAACGACTGCTTACTCAACCCTTACGAACCCAACATCGAGAAAGCAATACGATACGGCACTTTCAGACAAACCTCAAAGGTCATTTTCAAATGAAGAGACAGCGTCTCAAAAATTCGAGCAGGGCATGATTGAGCTTAAGCGAGGAAAATTCTCCGAATCCGCAAGACTTTTCTCGGAGGCAACCTATTACGACAACTCCATTGCAAAATACCACTACTACTATGGCAGTGCCCTGAGAAGACTCGAAAAACACAAAGAGGCTGAAAAGGCAGTAGGCAGAGCCCTTAAGATTGACCCATTCAATGCGGATTACCTGTCAGAGGCAGGGCTTATATATTTGAGCCTCGGATTCACCTTAAGGGCAAAGGGAAATTTCGAAAAGGCACTTAAGACAATGCCAACAAATCAAAAGGCAAAAGAAGGACTGGCAAAAATATCCGAGATTGAAAAGGCAGGATAGATTTTTCTACTTTACATAATGGCGTATAATATGCTATTGATAATATTAAAAAATTTAAAGGGGTAAAAAATGAATCACAGGTGCCATCACGGAAATAAGCTCGAATCGCTGTTTACGATAGCCTTATTCATAGCTATGTTTTTCGTCCCGCAAGGAGGCAGTGCCATTGTGATAAAGCCTGGAAGATTAGACCATTTCGCCATTAAAACACCCGAGGTTATGCGGGCAGGCGAGGAGTTCTCGGTAGAGCTTCAGGCATTCGATAAATACGATAACCTTATAACGAATTATGCAGAGACAGGGAAAGATATACAGGTTACGGTATCAGGCGGAGCAGGGCTTAGACCCGATATAGTCAAGGCATCCTCTTTTACAGCCGGAATTGCACGCATAACAGTGCTTGATAAAAAAGCCGAGAGCATAGTCTTTTCTGTGTATGAGGCTGGAGGGACAGTGCCCCTTTATACAAAACAAGTAGAGATTATCCCCAATAAACCGAGCAGTTTTGTAGTTAAATCTCCGGAATCAGTAAGTGCAGGAAGGGCTTTTGAGGCAACGATTACTGCAAAGGATGCATTTGGCAACACAGTAAGGGACGGAACCTTAAGCACGGATATAAGAGTATTTTCAACAGGAAATGTAGAGCTTAAAACCATCAGTCCTCTTATTTTCAAGGACGGAATAAGCATTATAAGCCTTATAACAGAAAAAACAGGTGTGGCATCCTTTGAGGTCAGGGACATAGTCAAAGGAGGAAGCGGTAAGAGTCAGGACATAACAATAACCCCTGCCAGCCTCAACCATTTTAGTATTATCGTTCCCGAGGAGGTAACCGCAGGCAGACCCTTTGAGATAACGATAACTGCAATGGATGCATTCAACAATATTGCC
The genomic region above belongs to Nitrospirota bacterium and contains:
- a CDS encoding DUF5615 family PIN-like protein; translated protein: MISIYCDEDVDVLIKLLLEAKGFKVLTTLGEKMLGATDIKQMDYAIKKECVFLTHNRTHYEQLYAELIAKGKDHAGVIIATRRNIYELARRVSRVLSGYTKESIKNKLLYI
- a CDS encoding DUF433 domain-containing protein, which gives rise to MPVTTEYKYITKNREILGGEPVIKGTRTPVRAIVENWRLGMSPEEIVIHMPHLTLAQVFESLSYYSDHQREINKYIEKNQIPADKIHSSLK
- a CDS encoding 3-dehydroquinate synthase, which translates into the protein MEKIRVSLGERSYDIHIGSGILGAVGSKLKPYKPSPKIAIISNPTVYKLCGKVVSDSIKKAGFKPLNVIIPDGEQYKSLLWAEYIWTGLLKAGLDRKSIIIALGGGVIGDIAGFTASTYMRGIRYIQVPTTLLSQVDSSVGGKTGVNHPLGKNMIGTFYQPSLVCIDTDTLKTLPQKEFISGMAEVIKYGVIWDKSLFEFLERQRSAILRLDRKALTHIIRRSCEIKGEVVSRDEKEQGLRAILNYGHTIGHAIETVTGYKRYLHGEAIAIGMCTEADIAGLNSKELSRIKRVIDSYGLPIELPKNIPVEKLLRTMEVDKKALAGELRFILPEEIGSVRIKEVDRERIRKVLP
- a CDS encoding cytosolic protein, which encodes MKQLNLNEVYEYVEKYISIFHQKRLEYITTTTELDKILQQKNPYLFRAKNILTAQDLIKGFLDAFLQSQEETLFGEFIEGLAIFVCDRVFSAKKSQLTGIDLEFEKNNCIYIVEIKAGWNWGNASQIKQLKVNFENAKKFLENQTGKKVIAVNGCCFGNKKNRSPEKDGYYKICGQEFWQLVSGSENFYIDIIEPIGHKAKQKNEEFLEAYAVVVNKFTLEFAQRFCIDGKIDWKRLLEFNSGQIKKYK
- a CDS encoding site-specific DNA-methyltransferase — its product is MRKIQSEIILGDCKEVLKDLNENSIDLIFTSPPYADRRVHTYGGIKPEEYVDWFLLRSEQFLRVLKPEGTFILNVKEKAENGERHTYVLELILALRKQGWLWTEEFIWHKKNCYPGKWPNRFRDAWERLLQFNKTKQFKMFQEAVMIPVGDWVEDRLKNLSEKDKIRFESRSKSGFGKNISNWLKRDKVYPTNVLHLATECSNRNHSAVFPEGLPEWFIKLFTEEGDTVLDPFMGSGTTLRVANRLRRNSIGIDIISEYYEMMKSEIRGEYSLFEPKAKYETAKSK
- a CDS encoding shikimate kinase, translated to MKNIVLTGFMGTGKTEVGKELSIRLGFTFIDMDEKIVKKEGMPITEIFKTHGEPYFRDIETNIIKNISKQKNVVISTGGGAVLKEENMSSLKEHGIIVWLKASPESILKRTANDSTRPLLQVNDPLKKIKELLAYRTPFYEKADIMVDTEGKTPREIAEEILKGAKNI
- the aroC gene encoding chorismate synthase, which translates into the protein MSLRFLTGGESHGKALIGIIEGIPSGLPLLPDDINKELKRRQGGKGRGGRMKIEDDRAEILSGVRLGKTLGSPLSLLIENKDWINWKEVMSSEAILNVIEPVTKPRPGHADLAGAMKYNTHDIRDILERSSARETAMRVALGAVAKRLLEEFDILIGSYVISIGSVKCKETEPKFWAEPRYLISIAEKAEKSPVRCPFKNDSKEMEKLIEKAQKEGNSLGGVFEVFAVGVPPGLGSHIQWDRRLDGRLAQALMSIQAIKAVAVGSGFNMASRFGRDVMDEIFYRSGRFLRKTNNAGGIEGGMTNGMPIVLRAAMKPIPTQRKPLRTVDIKTKKPVSAVYERSDICAVPSASVIGEAMTALTLSDAFLEKFGGDSIKETKRNYNSYIEYLKGF
- a CDS encoding DnaJ domain-containing protein, translating into MSGKNKDKRHFYRYNRKSNFKVHIGGKSFKAETFDYSLSGIGAEVEDSPPIDVGDTLHIDIPNSSLRFQGRVVRAEKSKAGLKIGVFRLSPFCGSLGEFKLSDILLGLQRGGKTGILSLKNGSVIKSIFINSGDMVFASSNQDADRLGHVLLMEGRLSPEQYERLLETVNKTGKRQGRVLVELGYLKPQELPWAVRHHVEHIILSVFAFEDAEFGFREGPLPKDEVIPLRLSAANLIYRGIKKIENPSYIRRECPTHDNIICFSSDPLDLFQDIRLDEEDKKLLSYVDGKTDIKQIIQLMHIGEDKILKSIYALLLTRIITVKEGEEPSIDISAEEVIGQKDMSAEVVEKIERLYQVYNSLGYYGVLRVKDTASSEEIRRAYYRMAKEFHPDRHFSLPHEEKSKLNALFSYITTAYSTLTNPTSRKQYDTALSDKPQRSFSNEETASQKFEQGMIELKRGKFSESARLFSEATYYDNSIAKYHYYYGSALRRLEKHKEAEKAVGRALKIDPFNADYLSEAGLIYLSLGFTLRAKGNFEKALKTMPTNQKAKEGLAKISEIEKAG